AGACTGGAAAACTCTCACTGACGGTGTGTTCACTGACACCCTCTCACCAGGAGCGCTCAGACGTCGGAGCATCCCTGAATGCACCAGacatttttcaataaaacatatttaaacttttgaCAATAATATAAAGTTGATTCAGTTCTTCATCCATCAGGACCATCAGTCTGTCCGTTACTTCCCTTACACGCGGCGCcctgcagcttcttcttcttcatgtgttttttttttttggtcattgaACGCCTCAcgcagtcttcttcttctgctgcatCTGCTTCGGCAGCTTCCTCCGGTCTTTGCCAGcgttcctcttcctcttcttgctCAGGAAGTTCTCCAGCTTGCCgctcttcttcagctcctcgtATCTCTCAGCCAgctgcagcttcttcttctccgctggaaaaaaaaacaaaaaaacagatgatttaGTTTAGAAACTCAACGTTTCGTCTGATCAAACAATCACAAagatgagtttgtttttttcatatttacagaATTTTTATAAccttttaaaaagtatttatgtTCAACCAACAACTTTTAAGGGTTAGCATTTTACCTTCCTCCCTGCCTTCattgatttcctgttttatcacatatttaaacattaatatttaaacattaatatttaaacattaatatttaaacaatatttaaacatggttttcctgctttcttgttcttttttcagTATCCATATTTacttgtaaagcattttgagtCACACAAACAGGATATTAAAACACTTTCTAACACATTTCTCtctgatttttatcttttaatcaaatgttttgtaatattgttcatttcattaattaaactttatttaatcaggttgTCTCAGTGCAGATAGCACGTAGTTCATTACAGTGTCTGTATATTAAAAGTAGTTTGTAACTAACAGAATAGATCTTTATCGTCCACCGGGGGGCGACAACACATTTTGAGTTTCCAGAGAGACTCTACGGCGCCTCCTGGAGCTCAAAGGCTCAGACTGGCTGGCAGCTTTCTGCCAGGAGACACTTCCTTCCTCGTCCTTTCTGTAAAGAGCTGAATCAAGACCAACTATTCTGCAACCATTAGAACCATCCTGAACGTTTATTCAAGCGATCAGTCGTCCCAGACAGGAAGTTAAAGTTCTCCTGGAGCTCTGAGACGTTTAAATCTTGTTTCATACAgataattaattatttcttgATGAATCTGATCAGTTATTCATGAACGTGTGTCGTCTTACATTTCTTGAGGAAGAACGGTCGTTCGCCCTGATTGGCTCGCTCTCTCTGCTGCCTCTTGaactgcagctctctctctctctgctgctctcggCTCTTCCTCGCTCGCTCCTGGTTCTcctgcaaagagagagagagaaagaagttcACACACGTTTAAAAAAACCGCACGCCGCCCGCCGTCATCGGACCGCACACAGGAGAAGCCCCGGAGGAGACTCACCATCCTCTTCAGCAGGAACTGCAGCTTCTCCTTCCTCTGGCTGCTCGTCTTCGTCTTCTTCAGCTTCTTCTGGACGATCTGcagacaaaacaggaagtgaagttaACGTCCTGACTGATGGAAGCACCTctacaccagcagcagcagcagatgacGTTCTctcacctctttctctctgtctttgatgTCATTAATGAATTTATACGTCTTCTCAAAGATCTCAGCCTTGTATTCTCCTGACAGGTCGTCAAATCGAGGATCTCTCAGCGTCTAcggcacaaaaaaaacagaaacatgagaaAACGTCTGATGATTCttctcataaacacacactcagctctGCAGGTTTGCTTCACTCACTGGTTTCCTGACTGGGACGACCTGACGCAGGAACGGCGCCGGTTTCTTGGATGAAATCTCCATCGGCCTGAAAACAAAAGACGCAGAACGTAAGAACACGCATGACGTCAGTGTTGAAGGTTCAGCAGCTGAGCGAGCGGAGACGCTGCTCACCTGTTCTTGTTGAGTCGCTTCTTCTTGCTGCTCTGGTGACTCTTGCCGTCGTTGCCGTAGGCGACCTCGTTGTAAACTTTGGTTCCGACTTTGTTCTGCAGCTTCATGATGTCCTCAAAGGACATGTTGGACAGTTCTGACACAACAGAGTCGATAagtttaatttacatgaaaacactcataaaacataaatatgaatcagttcatcattttaagtcatttcttaaagaaaaaaagtaaaaattctctgattccagctcgttaaatgtgaatattttctggtctcTTTAGTTTTTAGGACaataaactgaagatctttgagttttTGATGACGTCATGTTGAGCTTTAAGAAACACTGATCgacatgtttcatcatttaatgacatttaataaccaaacgactaatcgattaatcgagaaaatgattcacagattaatcgataattaaaataatcgttagttgcagctctagtagatcaataaacagaaaattaatcagtaacTGATTATTGAATTATcgtttcagacatttttttaaagcaaaaatatcaaatatttgcaggtttcagtttctcaaatgcaaacaaacatttccactattatttatattcataaagaaaataaactgcagattaattgatagaGAATAATCGTTAGTCACAGACATCAATAAAACGTTAGTTTAACAGCAGTTTTCTTCACATCAGCTGCTACGATCGTTTATCTCATTAAATCTCAGCCTTCAGTGGATCAGAAAGCTTTACAGATGTTAGCTTTGATCAGAGCTAcgctagctgtttccctttgGTTACAggctttgtgctaagctaagctaaactaaactaaactaaactaaactaaactaagctaagctaagctaagctaaactaaactaaactaaactaaactaaactaagctaagctaagctaagctaaactaagctaaactaaactaaactaaactaaactaaactaagctaagctaagctaaactaagctaaactaaactaaactaaactaaactaaactaagccaagctaaactaaactaagctaaactaaactaagctaaactaaactaagctaagctaagctaagctgctTAATGGTGACTGTATAGAGCTGCTATCAGTCTTCTCATGTTTTACTAACTGTCCTTTAAAATAAGGTGAAGAAGTGAAAGAATGACGTTCACactgatgttttctgtttattcaccttaaaatatttaatttaccgTCAAAAATcgtcacatatgagaagctgaaatcagaaaTATTTGACTTCTTCTTTGAAAAACGACtgaaacgattatttgattatcagagTAGCTGCAGATGAAtattctgtcgatcaactaattgcCTTCAGTGGATCAGAAAGCTTTACAGATGTTAGCTTTGATCAGAGCTAcgctagctgtttccctttgGTTACAggctttgtgctaagctaagctaaactaaactaaactaaactaaactaaactaagctaagctaagctaaactaaactaaactaagctaagctaagctaagctaaactaagctaaactaaactaaactaaactaaactaagctaagctaagctaagctaaactaagctaaactaaactaaactaaactaaactaaactaaactaagccaagctaaactaaactaagctaaactaaactaagctaaactaaactaagctaagctaagctgctTCATGGTGACTGTATAGAGCTGCTATCAGTCTTCTCATGTTTTACTAACTGTTCTTTTAAAATAAGGTGAAGAAGTGAAAGAATGACGTTCACactgatgttttctgtttattcaccttaaaatatttaatttaccgTCAAAAATcgtcacatatgagaagctgaaatcagaaaTATTTGACTTCTTCTTTGAAAAACGACtgaaacgattatttgattatcagagTAGCTGCAGATGAAtattctgtcgatcaactaattgattaatcgtttctCTACTTGAAATTGTAGATGAATTTATTATATTGACGTCAATATAAACCAGATCTGATCAGAACATTTGATCCATTGATATGAactgtaaacaataaaaataaattttattatttaaacaactgaaagaacatttatattattagtagatgttaatatttatataatatgaattaaactatctgcatttttaaatgattatttatattatatcagttattgatgtttttatcaGCAGATAAACTCACCGTTCTTAATGTCTTCTCTGGTTTGGATCTCACTGCTACCACCAACATCCTCTggctcttcatcatcatcatcatcatcatcatcatcctcctcctcctcctcctcctcctcctcctcctcctcctcatcagaggcttcactgtctctgtcctcttcttcatccccttcaacctcctcctcctcctcctcctcctcctcctcttcttcaacATCAGACCCTTCCTCCTCGTCACTgaattcctcctcttcctcttcttggcAGTACTGCTCTCCTTCCTCactcattcctcctcctcctctcttggTGAGCAGTGTGAAGTTCTTCTCCACATCGGAGTCTTCATCATCGCTGCTGCTCgccatgtttttcttctctgtgacCGCCGGCGCCCGTCGCTGCTTCTGTCTCCCCGTCATGACGACTGACGAAGAGAAGAACGAATGAAATGTTAGATGATGAAGGTTCAGGACGGAGGAAGAAACATTTCTGACGTGAcgctgaaaacacaaaaccttTAAAATCCAACACGCTGTTGTGATGTAACTTCCTGTCATTAACAGCAGCGCTGCAGGCGGAGGTACTGATTGAGTTTtaccatgtgatgctactttatacttccacttaCAAAAAGCAgcgtgtagtcggggtcacatttcacatgtctatgagttgttaacagctccaccaaatagtgatttttccctctaaacttctcacatgctttcatttcaataaatgttcaaatgatccaatatttcagcaaaaatcaaagattagagaaaaagtccaaaaactgaaaacagatttgtgtatcagaactttgttttttcttctttcctctcccattaatcatctcaccacccctcagatttatctgctgacccttggaggggcccgacccctaggttgggaaccactggactaaactagctaactgtatataaagtagtgtaaactagctccacctccagcagctacaacagtaacatgctgctctaacactgatgcttcactattaataatctaatgatgtcatatataataatatatcagtcagagggaccaaaccactacttttactgcaatactttaactacatcaagctcataatacttatgtacttttactgcaatactttaactacatcaagctcataatacttatgtacttttactgcaatactttaactatatcaagctcataatacttatgtacttttactgcaatactttaactacatcaagctcataatacttatgtacttttactgcaatactttaactacatcaagctcataatacttatgtacttttactgcaatactttaactacagaACCGGAAACTCTCCACCAAACCAGACAGTCAGTAGTTCATCGAGGCGGCGGTTGAGTGTAAATTAAAGTTATTAGTTATCAATAAGACAAACTCTTGGATTCTGCCTGCGTGGTTTTGTGTTGGTGAATCATCTTCATGTCGAAATAACTGTTAAATGTTACAGATGAAAGGAATCTCTCTGTTAGTGTGTTTACTGGTTTCACTGGTGAACCAGAAGCTGTTTAACAGGCAGATTtacgacacaaacacacactgagactcACCGACTCACTGCTGGCAGCGCAGATCCAGTAAAAGCGTCTATTTCTTCATATAAAGTCCAGTGTTGCTGAGCTCCATTATccacgtgtgtgtgcgtgaaggCTGCACGTGACActtcaaacataaaacacacttcCGGGTTCAAATTAAaagtatcattttatttttccatgttttccACAAGCTGCTTCCggtatttatttgtctttattcGTTTATTAGTCATGTTTCTACTACAGCTGGTTAGTTGTTAAATTATTtaccaactgttttgataatcaattaatcactttgagtcttttttttccaggaaaaaatgtccaaattctctgattccagcatcttaaatatgaatattttctgctttctttagtctctatgacagtaaactgaataattttatgttatggacaaaacaagacatttgatgacgtcacttcgggaaacactgatcaacatttttcaccattttctgacattttatagatcgATTGAAAAAAcgatcaacagattaatcgataatgaaaataatcattagttgtagctCTAGTTTTTACCACgatagtttattttttttacgcTGTCATTTTGTAGAAACTGTAAACACTGCCTACTTCCTGTCTCGCAGCTTTTACTTCCTCTTCGGGAGAAACTCTGTCATGCGcagtgctgctctctgctggcgAGACAGCTCATCAATGATCAATCTGTTTTTAAACGAAACATTAAATTTATCCCATAATCACCTCCCTCAGTAAATGCATTTCTGTGTCCAGtgtgttatttagtcattttactGCAGAACTTCCTCATATTACTGCTTTACTTTGTTTACTGTAACTGTTTTTACTCCTTAATtgacaataaagctgaaaacataAATGAACCGTACAGGAAGTTAAGAAAGTCTTTAAATGTGTCCTTAATGAATgagaaaactttatttatattatttattttattttctgctctgaTGTGTTAATAAAGTATCCCTGCAGACTCTCAGATGTTCTGTGTGTTGatattattttgaaaaacaagcaTCTGTTCATACTGTTCAACTGTGTCTTTCTACTGTATGTTCTCTAGTACTTGACCAATACAGgaggctgatactgatattgataaGGTATTAGAAAATCTGATAATATGACATATTGATCaatattgattttctttactcaacTCAACATTGATAAGATTccctagatttttttttaacaaacaaattttttctgttttaaaaaaaagaacatttcttgTCATGTATCAGCCGTCATATACACAGATAccaacatatacagtatctatAATGAGCTCCTATTGGCTGATTTATcagatgagacaaaacaaaccaTGAAGAAGAAAGACGTCATTGAGCAGTGATgcagttaaaggtgcagtccAACCAGTTTCCAGTCTGTTATTATCTAAAGTGTTCTAACATTCAACactgtgtcagtgtctgttAAAAACCATTCATCCCATTAGATAAACTGGTCATTAATGGAAACGCCAAGACTGTTTTACATCCCATGTACCTGCACTTTACTTTGAAAATTGATCTTGAattaattttgaattatttaaagcAATTTAATCCTTTCTTTTTCATGAAGTTGCATCTAATACAGTGTGAGATGTGTTTTACTTACTGTTTTAGTAACTTATAATGTggatgatgttgatgttgatcATCGTGCTGAAAGCTGAAGGTGAGTTTCTGCTGTTGTGCAACGAAGCtgaacaataaagttgtttttgatTTCGATTTAATCCTGCATCCATACCAAGTACATccagctgcagcacaaacatgCAGCATCAATGGGGGGCCGGttagggtcaggggtcaggggtcaggggtcgggggggggggtcatCAGATCTCATAAACATCTTTAACCTGTTGGACCAGAACACATTAGTTCTCCAGGTGGAAGTCCAACAGAAATAGTTTGCtgatgtcatttatttatgaaacaacaacaacagaacttTCAGTCATCACagatgaagctgctgctgtttattgtGTGAATAACTGATAAAGTCTGTAGAATCATTATTAGACAAATGagattaaaataaactgaaacttaCAAATGATGAACATAACATTTCCCCTCAGACACAACCTGAAACACTGTTAGAAACCTGTTTTAttcttaaataaattaaaagaaataaactaaACGTACAGACTTGTGTCGTTAGTTAACGGCTCTCCAGTGATAAATCTGGATGAAACTGGATCACGGTTGAACTTCGTGTTGTTCACCACTGAAGTGACATCAGCAACTGTCTGTAAGTCTGTAATCATCTGGAAACATCAGCTTTAATGTTGATAGTAAATATCCAAAGGTTTTGGTTCTTTAAGGCTttgaaactgtatttattttgccACAAGTTTCACTAAATACAGAATTATTTGGTGTTAATCTTTGAAACTAAACCTGTTCAGTAGAACATATACAACATATACATACATCTGTGATATCATATAGATTTGTCTCCTGTCCATGTTTATGGCATCTTTAATGTATCTAGTTGTATTAAAGACGATGTTATATCTCActtatttattgttatattcatttttttatgatttttgccTCAGTGTGATGAAGtactttgatttaatttgattcattattttccagaaaatgtaGCTAATACATCATGATATTCTGTGTATCAACATCTCAATTTATACTGACACAcatgtgacagagagagaattatattcatatttcattctCTTActcattaataacattaataacacGTCACAGATTCAGCGCAGGTTTGTTGGAGGtcgacacacacaaacacacacgcgcacacacgcacacacgcacacacacacacacacacacacacacacacacacacacacacacacacacacacacacacacacgcattaacggcagaggaggaggagtttaTTCCCGTTGCCAGGAGACCAGGTGAAGTCAAGTTGCTGATATTAAAACCGGACGATGAATAAATCGtccttcacaataaaagctgtGGTGGCCAACAGTAAAACCAAACTGCAGCTTTCAGCAAAGAAAAGTCTCGTTATGAAATGAATGTTGTCACATAAGACAATGTCTCGTGCATATTTGACTACTGTAGCTGAGTAATTTGATTTTATGCAAAGGGTTGTAAACAGTTTTTGGGGGAAATTAAACTGTAGAAACTTAAAACCCTAAAATATTCATATCAAGATTAAACTGACTAGTAAAATGTTGCCTGGAATAAAGTGACCTTCAAGGTTACGATAACCATTAAACTCCTTCATGATTAAGTCAAATTAAAGAATATGTTGACACCAAGTCCTCCTGTCTGTCCGTACTGTTTACTAAGAAATTCTGTCTTTCAGGATGTTTTAGAGATGCTGACTGACACTCGTCGCCACTCATGTGGGATCTGTTTACAGACCGTATGGACAACAGGAACCACACAGCAGTTTTTCTAAGTACATACAGGCATGAGAGCTGTATTTTAAGACACTTTAAGACTAAACCTATACTTTAAGGGAGATTTGAGCAGCCTGTCTCCTGAGcttgaaaataagtgaaaaatgagacataaatttacttttttctgaTCAGATATTTCTGAATTGGGATCATTATTTTGTTGCTATAACAGCGTTTAATTTAGAAGaagttcttgtgtttttgtgacattAAAGACACTGATTTTTGTTACAGTGACAAACTGCATCCTTAAATCCTCAAATGTCCTCCTGCCTCCCTACAACTCAAGTTTGTTTTAGATAACGATAGAACTTGGTactcatttactgtaaatcacacactgtctgtctctcagactTTTACAATCAGAATCTTCTTTGAAGTCGCTTCTGAAAACTTTTATCATGAGGATTTTcttataatctttatttatttatatatttctaaatgttgtatatgtgggaatgtgtgtgtgtttgtttactgtgtcaTGTCTGTCcagtaaagcactttgtaattaCTGATTTTGATTTACACAGCAAATAAGcttctttttgtttgatttttattattatccaGGCTATttatcaataaatatttatgttttctatgttatatcatttatatattccattatttacaatttatattattcatatatttattatggAAAATCGGTTTAAATTGTTGAACAAATCTGAGATGTAGGTGATGATGGCAGTTTGGAATCGGTTACTTTAGTCCTACAAACGACGCTGTTATTCTGAAAAGCCGCACCGGAAGCGCTGTAGCTCTCCCGTACCGTGCCTCTGCCGGTCACCGGTCTGCGCTGATTGAACGGCCGTGATCCAAACACACGTACAGTCAGACTGATGCTCAGCAGGGAGCCGCCGCAGCTCCGCCCGCCGCGCTTTGTTTTCTGCTCACACCTTCAAAAACCTGCAGCGGCTTTATGGTTAAAAGCTGCTTCCTGCCGCCTCGTGCTCAGCAGCTCTGAACATATAAATCATCTTTTATTCTCTCCGGAGGGATCAGACAGATAGAAGAAAGGGCCTGCTGGTTCACTGCAACAGGTCGAGGAGGAGCTGAAATATAAGATATAAATCagatgtgaagaagaagaagaagaagaagaagaagaagaagaagaagaagagccaGACggactgcagagaggaagaggaggatgatggtTTGATGGTTTGATGGTTTCAGCTGCAGTCTGGATGCGACAGAGCGGAGAAGTGCCAACATGATGCCGGTGAGTTCAACACTTCATTTACTATTTGTCTCCATAGAAACAGACAGCTTCCTCTCAGCTTTCATTCTTATTCTTCTATCAACACAATCCGGTAAATTTACACGTTAAAGCTCCTGgaaaaaatatctgaatatgATCGTGAATAGAGCAGGTTCTGCCCTTCTAATGATGATATGAAGTTTCTATCATTTAAAGGgcaagttcacagttttttaaagtGTGTATTAAAACAACACGCAGACTGAAACTGGCTTTACTCGCTATAATTGTTCCtgttgttcatactgaccattaaatgATCCGTTGTTAATGTTCTTTCATTAAGATGGTGGAataaatccacagccctccttccTGTtaatgattattctcattattgattcatctgccgattattttctcgattaatcagtAAGTCGTTTGGTCTATTGAAAGGCTAGAGATGGTGAAAAATGCACATCACTGTTTTCCAAAgtcccaaagatattcaatttattatcataaaaccagaaaatattcacattagagaagctggaatcagagatttattttgtttgttcttaaagaaaatgactcaaaacgattaattgattattaaaacagtCGCTGTTTAATTCTCTGTCGTTCAGAAGTTTATCTGCAGTtaaaatgaagcttcagctTTTCAAACGAGTCAAATCAAGTGTTTGTCTTCTGCAGTTGCAGCttgtttttagtcttttgtTACTGTTACAGAAGATTTCTACTatatttgattaataattaatacggctgaagtttcatattagcttttaattaacttttaaatacatttttgtacaaactGAGGACTGATGTTAACTGATGGATATGAATATCAAAACAAGTTAGACTCTGAtacgaggcttcagcagtctgagttattcATATTGAACAGACGTCTTCTAAAGTTTCAGCCttcagtaacaaaaagaaggaagtttgaactaaacagactgtaactttggataAAATCTACTTGGTTTGTTTAAGGttctttaaatgtgtgtaaagaCTTTTAATAGCAGCGCTGAAACAGTTACATGTTTAATCACACGTTTCCTGAAGTAAACACATCATGACGGTCTGATccaataaaaagttaaaaggaTGATGAACTTTACTTGCAGGATCAGACGACGCTCTGAGATCAGCACTAATAATAGAACTATTGTACCATTGTCTTCACCGTGAACGGAGGTTTATAAGGAAAGAAAGAGTTTTGACCTTTTCATCCAGACTGCAGCGGCTCCTGAAGCCCCGTTTCACTGCGTCTCaacactttgacattttaagtttAGTTTAGCAGCCGGATTTAAGACAATAGTCTGTAGTGTAAGAAAGGAACTAACAGTTAGTTTCAATATCAATcaatatgttgattattttctccattaatggattcattgtttcatctgtaaaatgtcagaaaatagagaaaaatgcacATTGTAATTTATTAAAGCTCGAGACGACGAtttcaaatgttgctttttgtctgatcaacagaccaaagtccaaagatattcagtttattgtcacatatgagacagaaaagcttcaaattctcacgtttgagaagctgcaacgactgaatatttggtatttttgcctTAAAAAAACTACTAAAGTGGATCTattattttaaactcttttaaCTCTTTGACTCTGAACTGTCAGTTTTGCTTCCATGGTTACAATCTGTGACACTAATCATGTCTAATAATCAGTGGTTTATTAATAACGTTGTGGAGGGAGTAATAAGAGTAATAAGAAGAGTTTTTACAGGAGCAGAAACTAGTTGGAAACATTCAGcagtgaagaggaagaaactCTCCT
The DNA window shown above is from Thunnus maccoyii chromosome 2, fThuMac1.1, whole genome shotgun sequence and carries:
- the LOC121880912 gene encoding ribosomal RNA processing protein 36 homolog encodes the protein MTGRQKQRRAPAVTEKKNMASSSDDEDSDVEKNFTLLTKRGGGGMSEEGEQYCQEEEEEEFSDEEEGSDVEEEEEEEEEEEEVEGDEEEDRDSEASDEEEEEEEEEEEEEDDDDDDDDDEEPEDVGGSSEIQTREDIKNELSNMSFEDIMKLQNKVGTKVYNEVAYGNDGKSHQSSKKKRLNKNRPMEISSKKPAPFLRQVVPVRKPTLRDPRFDDLSGEYKAEIFEKTYKFINDIKDREKEIVQKKLKKTKTSSQRKEKLQFLLKRMENQERARKSREQQRERELQFKRQQRERANQGERPFFLKKSEKKKLQLAERYEELKKSGKLENFLSKKRKRNAGKDRRKLPKQMQQKKKTA